Proteins encoded by one window of Micromonospora coxensis:
- the pstS gene encoding phosphate ABC transporter substrate-binding protein PstS, with protein MKLQRHGTIACLALTAVLGLSACGSDNNEPAGSASGSASAADCATGTLNAQGSSAQKNAMAEWIKAYQQKCPGTTINYEPSGSGAGIQAFIAGTADFAGSDSALKEEEQPQADAKCTGGKAIHLPMVIGPVAVAYNLNGVDNLQLKPATLAKIFAGKVTKWDDPAIKADNPDAKLPATAIQTAHRSDSSGTTDNFTDFLAKTAEADWTFGKAKEWKAPGGTAGKGNDGVTSIIKGADGTIGYVEMSFAENAGLKMAKVGNGAGEFAPLTLENAGKTIAGAEVTGSGDDLKMKIDYNTKEAGAYPIVLVTYEIVCSKGLAADKLPLVKSFLGYTASAEGQKVLSEIGYAPLPESVRTKVEAAAKNIS; from the coding sequence GTGAAGCTCCAGCGGCACGGCACCATCGCCTGCCTCGCTCTTACTGCGGTGCTCGGTCTCAGTGCTTGCGGCTCGGACAACAACGAGCCGGCCGGCTCCGCGTCGGGCTCCGCCAGCGCGGCGGACTGCGCCACGGGCACGCTGAACGCGCAGGGCTCCTCCGCCCAGAAGAACGCCATGGCCGAGTGGATCAAGGCGTACCAGCAGAAGTGCCCGGGCACCACGATCAACTACGAGCCCTCCGGCTCGGGCGCCGGCATCCAGGCCTTCATCGCGGGCACCGCCGACTTCGCCGGCTCCGACTCCGCCCTCAAGGAGGAGGAGCAGCCGCAGGCCGACGCCAAGTGCACCGGCGGCAAGGCCATCCACCTGCCGATGGTGATCGGCCCGGTCGCCGTGGCCTACAACCTCAACGGCGTGGACAACCTCCAGCTCAAGCCGGCCACCCTGGCCAAGATCTTCGCCGGCAAGGTCACCAAGTGGGACGACCCGGCGATCAAGGCCGACAACCCGGACGCCAAGCTGCCCGCCACCGCGATCCAGACCGCGCACCGGTCGGACTCCTCCGGGACCACCGACAACTTCACCGACTTCCTGGCCAAGACCGCCGAGGCGGACTGGACCTTCGGCAAGGCCAAGGAGTGGAAGGCCCCGGGCGGCACCGCCGGCAAGGGCAACGACGGCGTGACCAGCATCATCAAGGGTGCCGACGGCACCATCGGCTACGTCGAGATGTCCTTCGCCGAGAACGCCGGCCTCAAGATGGCCAAGGTCGGTAACGGGGCCGGCGAGTTCGCCCCGCTGACCCTGGAGAACGCCGGCAAGACCATCGCCGGCGCCGAGGTCACCGGCAGCGGCGACGACCTCAAGATGAAGATCGACTACAACACCAAGGAGGCCGGGGCCTACCCGATCGTCCTGGTGACCTACGAGATCGTCTGCTCCAAGGGTCTCGCCGCCGACAAGCTCCCGCTGGTCAAGAGCTTCCTCGGCTACACCGCCAGCGCCGAGGGCCAGAAGGTGCTGAGCGAGAT
- a CDS encoding winged helix-turn-helix transcriptional regulator, which translates to MELLLLVTARAGEPSAVLPALDLLPHSVRTAPRDVRTLVAGPSPDAVLVDARSELSEARATCRMLHATGLGVPLVAVVTEAGLIALNADWGVDDVILAGAGPAEVEARLRLAVGRLSNATAGAGGSIRAGELTIDPDTYAAKLKGRPLDLTYKEFELLKFLAQHPGRVFTRDQLLREVWGYDYFGGTRTVDVHVRRLRAKLGSEYESMIGTVRQVGYKFVVPPSRSLPEAEHAPIPV; encoded by the coding sequence GTGGAGCTCCTGTTGCTGGTGACCGCGCGCGCAGGTGAGCCATCGGCAGTGTTGCCGGCGTTGGACCTGCTGCCGCACTCGGTCCGCACCGCGCCCCGCGACGTCCGCACCCTGGTCGCCGGGCCGAGCCCGGACGCGGTGCTGGTCGACGCCCGCTCCGAGCTGAGCGAGGCCCGGGCCACCTGCCGGATGCTGCACGCCACCGGTCTCGGGGTGCCGCTGGTGGCGGTGGTGACCGAGGCGGGCCTGATCGCGTTGAACGCCGACTGGGGCGTGGACGACGTCATCCTGGCCGGGGCCGGCCCGGCCGAGGTCGAGGCCCGGCTGCGGCTCGCCGTCGGCCGGCTGAGCAACGCCACCGCCGGCGCCGGCGGATCGATCCGGGCCGGGGAGTTGACCATCGACCCCGACACGTACGCGGCGAAGCTCAAGGGCCGCCCGCTCGACCTCACGTACAAGGAGTTCGAGCTGTTGAAGTTCCTCGCCCAGCACCCGGGGCGGGTGTTCACCCGGGACCAGCTGCTGCGCGAGGTGTGGGGGTACGACTACTTCGGCGGCACCCGGACGGTGGACGTGCACGTGCGGCGGCTGCGGGCCAAGCTCGGCTCCGAGTACGAGTCGATGATCGGCACGGTCCGCCAGGTCGGCTACAAGTTCGTGGTCCCGCCGTCGCGGTCGCTGCCCGAGGCGGAGCACGCCCCGATCCCCGTCTGA
- a CDS encoding LmeA family phospholipid-binding protein, translating to MAEAYPAYEERPRRRGRKVLVTLLVLLLLLVGLLVVADRVAAGVAERAIADQVKQEIAKQQAQSAPPQVDVGGFPFLTQVVAGRYERISIVLTDVQGAVEGNAVSVPRLDVDARNVQASLDTLRSGQGDVVAETVNGTGTVTYDSLAKLLDRPGLELGEQDGRLVVTAPVDILGQKLTVTGTAEVTVAEGNKVALRFNDLDAEGLPPVPLARTLLSNYARGISIDVPLPELPFQLNVRKVEPRPEGLTVTADAKDVPLNQAA from the coding sequence GTGGCTGAGGCGTACCCGGCGTACGAGGAGCGTCCCCGGCGGCGCGGGCGCAAGGTGCTCGTGACGCTGCTCGTCCTGCTGCTGCTCCTGGTCGGGCTGCTGGTGGTGGCCGACCGGGTGGCGGCCGGAGTGGCCGAACGCGCCATCGCCGACCAGGTGAAGCAGGAGATCGCCAAGCAGCAGGCGCAGTCCGCCCCGCCGCAGGTCGACGTCGGCGGCTTCCCGTTCCTCACCCAGGTGGTGGCCGGCCGGTACGAGCGGATCTCCATCGTCCTCACCGACGTGCAGGGCGCGGTCGAGGGGAACGCGGTGAGCGTGCCCCGCCTCGACGTGGACGCCCGCAATGTCCAGGCGTCCCTGGACACCCTCCGCTCCGGGCAGGGCGACGTGGTCGCCGAGACCGTGAACGGCACCGGCACGGTCACCTACGACAGCCTGGCGAAGCTGCTGGACCGACCCGGGCTCGAGCTCGGCGAGCAGGACGGCCGGCTCGTCGTCACCGCCCCGGTGGACATCCTCGGGCAGAAGCTCACCGTCACCGGCACCGCCGAGGTGACCGTCGCCGAGGGCAACAAGGTGGCGTTGCGCTTCAACGACCTGGACGCCGAGGGGCTGCCGCCGGTGCCGCTGGCCCGGACGCTGCTCAGCAACTACGCCCGGGGCATCTCGATCGACGTGCCCCTGCCGGAGCTGCCGTTCCAGCTCAACGTCCGCAAGGTGGAACCGCGTCCCGAGGGGCTCACGGTGACCGCCGACGCGAAGGACGTACCCCTCAACCAGGCCGCCTGA
- the mshD gene encoding mycothiol synthase, whose protein sequence is MSSAEPTTDRVTRADRLAPAEVAEALALARLAGDADGADPFDEHTLLRLRDPEAAAAHLTARAADGTLTGYAHLDTTEPAAGIGVELVVHPAYRRRGTGRALARGVLAAASGPLRAWAHGDHPSAAALAVDLGFSRARVLWQLRRSLTGALPEARLPEGVTLRAYRPGADDAAWLAVNARAFADHPEQGRWTEADLRVRLAEPWFDPAGFLLAVEESTGRLLGFHWTKVHERPGAARIGEVYVLGVDPSAHGGGLGRALTAAGLAHLRDGRGLDRVMLYVDESNTAAVALYERLGFARWCGHVNYALG, encoded by the coding sequence GTGAGCAGCGCGGAACCGACGACCGACCGGGTGACCCGGGCCGACCGCCTCGCCCCGGCCGAGGTGGCCGAGGCCCTGGCACTGGCCCGCCTGGCGGGGGACGCCGACGGGGCCGACCCGTTCGACGAGCACACCCTGCTGCGGCTGCGCGACCCGGAGGCCGCCGCGGCGCACCTGACGGCCCGGGCCGCCGACGGCACCCTGACCGGGTACGCCCACCTGGACACCACCGAACCCGCCGCCGGCATCGGGGTGGAACTGGTCGTCCACCCGGCGTACCGGCGCCGGGGCACCGGACGGGCGCTGGCCCGGGGCGTACTCGCGGCGGCGTCCGGGCCGCTGCGGGCCTGGGCCCACGGCGACCATCCCTCCGCCGCCGCGCTCGCGGTCGACCTCGGCTTCAGCCGCGCCCGGGTGCTCTGGCAGTTGCGCCGGTCGCTGACCGGCGCGCTGCCCGAGGCGCGACTGCCCGAGGGCGTCACGCTGCGGGCGTACCGCCCCGGGGCGGACGACGCGGCCTGGCTCGCGGTGAACGCCAGGGCCTTCGCCGACCACCCGGAGCAGGGCCGCTGGACCGAGGCCGACCTGCGGGTACGCCTGGCCGAGCCGTGGTTCGACCCGGCCGGTTTCCTGCTCGCCGTCGAGGAGTCGACCGGCCGGCTGCTCGGCTTCCACTGGACCAAGGTGCACGAGCGCCCGGGGGCGGCCCGGATCGGCGAGGTGTACGTGCTCGGCGTCGACCCGTCCGCGCACGGCGGCGGGCTCGGTCGGGCGCTCACCGCCGCCGGCCTGGCCCACCTGCGCGACGGGCGGGGGCTCGACCGGGTGATGCTCTACGTCGACGAGTCGAACACCGCGGCGGTGGCGCTCTACGAGCGGCTCGGTTTCGCCCGCTGGTGCGGGCACGTCAACTACGCCCTGGGCTGA
- a CDS encoding polysaccharide deacetylase family protein yields MGPRTGGRSAAAVVVLVLAALLGSAYALGRSMVPDDARPGATTNTATRTEYADQPAPSPSDARPTADRSPDGEVAGQDAERQPAAEGGDGLFGTRVTTGSSRVALTFDDGPHPDYTPQVLDVLREFHVRATFCVVGENAQSHPDLIRAIVADGHTLCNHSWRHDVQLGQRSPDLIRADLLRTNAAIRAAVPDAPIAWYRQPGGAWTYPVVSVAEELGMTPLHWNVDPSDWQAPGALRIATMVTRTATAGSVVLLHDAGGDRQGTVDALRHMLPELTSRFELEALPVDGTT; encoded by the coding sequence ATGGGCCCCCGGACCGGCGGCCGCAGCGCCGCCGCCGTCGTCGTGCTGGTGCTGGCCGCGCTGCTCGGCTCCGCGTACGCGCTCGGCCGCAGCATGGTGCCGGACGACGCGCGACCCGGCGCCACCACCAACACCGCCACCCGCACCGAGTACGCCGACCAGCCGGCCCCGTCGCCCTCCGACGCCCGCCCGACCGCCGACCGCTCCCCCGACGGCGAGGTGGCCGGCCAGGACGCCGAGCGGCAGCCCGCCGCCGAGGGCGGCGACGGCCTCTTCGGCACCCGGGTGACCACCGGCTCCTCCCGGGTGGCGCTCACCTTCGACGACGGGCCGCACCCGGACTACACCCCGCAGGTGCTCGACGTGCTGCGCGAGTTCCACGTGCGGGCCACCTTCTGCGTGGTCGGCGAGAACGCGCAGAGCCACCCCGACCTGATCCGGGCGATCGTGGCCGACGGGCACACCCTCTGCAACCACTCCTGGCGGCACGACGTGCAGCTCGGCCAGCGCTCCCCCGACCTGATCCGGGCCGACCTGCTGCGCACCAACGCCGCGATCCGGGCCGCCGTGCCGGACGCCCCGATCGCCTGGTACCGGCAGCCCGGCGGGGCGTGGACGTACCCGGTGGTGTCGGTCGCCGAAGAGCTGGGGATGACCCCGCTGCACTGGAACGTCGACCCGTCGGACTGGCAGGCGCCCGGCGCGCTGCGGATCGCCACCATGGTCACCCGCACCGCGACGGCCGGCTCGGTCGTGCTGCTGCACGACGCCGGCGGCGACCGGCAGGGCACGGTCGACGCGCTGCGCCACATGCTGCCGGAGCTGACCAGCCGGTTCGAGCTGGAGGCGCTGCCCGTCGACGGCACCACCTGA